One region of Eupeodes corollae chromosome 1, idEupCoro1.1, whole genome shotgun sequence genomic DNA includes:
- the LOC129954235 gene encoding probable multidrug resistance-associated protein lethal(2)03659, producing the protein MNRTKRKIVKPPNPVVKANFLSKWSFWWMKDLFRRGLQGPLTEEELYEHKNSLDSERVTEIFARLWEEEKLRKKPSIVKLIFRVYGTKFVPLGFFYSILESATKALQPLFLGNLVSYFVAEQTALTEHDAYLYALGIVICSLLPIMTFHPFIFYIFQVGTKVRLALSGLVYRKCLKVSKSASNDGLRGRAINIISNDLGRFDVALCFLHDLWKGPLESLLIGYLMYREIGLSAVLGVSFMLSFIPLQAWVAKKAAYYRRLTAERTDVRVKLMNEIIQGVQVIKMYAWEKSFAKVIAQVRLKEVNAIRGTSYIYAALSCTTMISKLSVFLSIVSYVYMGDAITAKRVFTVSSYFSMLNESMVHFWPLAITFCAEAVVSANRCKEFLLEAEDLAKPRKTKDEARRPTIVIDKKSEINGNAIVTPASPIIINRKFNPNADKKCVVLKNAYASWNKMDDNKNAAIEDFNLDIQRNTLAAVVGPVGAGKSTLLNVLLGEVSLNQGSVNVDGKISYASQEPWVFEGTIRDNIIFIENYNERRYHKVLRVCALERDLEILPYGDLTVVGERGVSLSGGQKARINLARAIYRKADIYLLDDPLSAVDTHVGKHIFENCIRDFLSGKIRILVTHQIQYLFDVEKLILMGAGRIVAQGSFQELQQSKQFDFLSHSTNHDDGGDTISVHSKISKSDSEKSLEHLHQQMPTVDLADDNKEVQMVGSVKFSVYASYFKALESTVALSFILGLFVLSRVMLTGVDYFISRWVIWEENVALTRQDMIAHLNETTLSQNITLIEEDLIKSTDEDSRRTNIVIFYSVLLATTVLVFLVRTFGFFKMCLRISLKLHDRLFRGITRASMYFFNKNSSGRILNRFSKDIRTVDGDLPHTLIDCLYFAMDVSGVLIIVAIANYWLLVPAFAVVTLLYLVRYLYVNTSRSVKRIESISRSPIYSLTNQTFQGLTTIRALEAQKELESEFHAYQNANTSSWFLFLACTRAFALWSDCICFVYITAVTYSFLVLSQDFDSGDVGLAIMQSISMVGMCQWGMRQTAELENQMTSVERIIEYTETAPEPPLETPEKFKPPVDWPSKGKIEFNDFKLRYSEGEPVVLKDLNFIIEPREKIGIVGRTGAGKSSIIQSVFRLACNEGSISIDGINIETLGLHDLRSRISIIPQDPVLFSGTLRYNLDPFESKGDAEMWKALEDVELRSYVSTLIGGLNCRLYDGGSNFSMGQRQLVCLARAILRNNKILILDEATANVDPETDKLIQRTIRTKFADCTVLTIAHRLHTVMDSDRVIVMDAGQVVELAHPHDLLQISGGYLRQLVDQTGYTTASILKETAHKNYKDKYSKALESKSE; encoded by the exons GTGGATGAAAGATCTGTTTCGTCGTGGTCTTCAGGGGCCTCTCACCGAAGAAGAACTCTACGAGCATAAAAACAGTCTCGACAGCGAACGTGTGACTGAGATATTCGCGCGTCTCTGGGAAGAAGAGAAACTGCGAAAGAAACCCAGCATAGTCAAGCTGATATTTCGTGTCTATGGAACGAAATTCGTGCCTCTAGGTTTTTTCTACTCAATTCTAGAATCAGCAACCAA AGCACTCCAGCCATTGTTTCTGGGAAACTTAGTATCATACTTCGTAGCTGAACAAACCGCTCTAACAGAACACGATGCCTATCTGTACGCTCTGGGCATTGTCATTTGTTCCTTATTGCCAATTATGACATTCCACccatttatattttacatctTCCAAGTGGGCACAAAAGTTCGTCTGGCTCTGTCGGGGCTGGTGTATCGGAAATGCCTTAAGGTTTCGAAGAGTGCCTCAAATGACGGACTACGAGGGCGGGCTATAAATATCATATCAAATGATCTCGGACGCTTCGATGTTGCTCTTTGCTTCCTGCACGATCTGTGGAAGGGTCCATTAGAGTCTCTACTGATTGGTTACCTTATGTACCGGGAGATTGGCCTCTCAGCTGTGCTGGGTGTGTCTTTTATGCTTAGTTTTATTCCTCTGCAAGCTTGGGTCGCTAAGAAGGCTGCTTATTACAGACGTTTGACTGCCGAGCGGACAGACGTCAGAGTGAAACTTATGAATGAGATTATCCAAGGAGTGCAGGTGATTAAAATGTACGCATGGGAGAAGTCCTTCGCCAAGGTAATAGCTCAGGTCCGGCTGAAAGAAGTTAATGCTATTCGTGGAACGTCTTACATCTATGCGGCTCTCAGTTGCACAACAATGATCTCAAAGCTTTCGGTGTTTTTGAGTATAGTGTCGTATGTGTATATGGGAGATGCTATCACAGCGAAAAGGGTCTTCACGGTCTCGTCCTACTTCAGCATGCTAAATGAGTCTATGGTGCACTTTTGGCCTCTGGCCATCACATTCTGTGCCGAGGCAGTTGTATCGGCTAATCGTTGTAAGGAGTTCCTGCTCGAAGCTGAGGATCTAGCTAAACCTAGAAAAACCAAAGATGAAGCACGGCGACCCACAATTGTGATAGACAAGAAGAGTGAAATCAACGGAAACGCTATCGTTACTCCCGCAAGTCCCATTATCATAAACAGAAAATTCAACCCCAACGCCGATAAGAAATGTGTTGTCCTGAAGAATGCTTATGCGTCTTGGAACAAAATGGACGATAACAAGAACGCCGCCATCGAGGATTTCAACCTAGACATTCAGCGCAATACATTGGCAGCAGTAGTGGGACCTGTTGGGGCAGGGAAGTCGACGCTGTTGAATGTGCTCCTGGGTGAAGTGTCTTTGAATCAGGGCTCAGTGAATGTAGACGGAAAAATCAGCTATGCTTCTCAGGAGCCTTGGGTTTTCGAAGGAACCATTCGTGACAACATAATATTCATCGAAAACTACAACGAACGACGCTATCACAAAGTCTTGAGGGTCTGCGCTTTGGAGCGGGATCTGGAAATCCTGCCATATGGCGATCTGACCGTTGTTGGTGAAAGAGGAGTCAGTCTCAGTGGTGGTCAGAAGGCTCGTATAAATCTAGCGAGAGCAATCTACCGCAAAGCCGATATATACCTCCTGGATGATCCTCTATCCGCCGTCGATACACATGTGGGAAAGCACATTTTCGAGAATTGCATCAGGGACTTCCTTTCGGGTAAAATTCGCATCTTGGTTACTCATCAAATTCAGTACCTCTTTGATGTCGAGAAACTGATTTTGATGGGTGCTGGTCGCATTGTTGCCCAAGGAAGCTTCCAAGAACTGCAGCAGTCGAAACAGTTCGACTTTTTATCCCATAGCACTAATCATGATGATGGAGGAGATACAATCAGTGTTCACAGCAAAATCTCAAAGAGTGACAGTGAGAAGAGTCTGGAGCATTTGCACCAACAGATGCCCACAGTAGACTTGGCCGACGACAATAAAGAAGTTCAAATGGTGGGCTCGGTTAAGTTCAGTGTCTATGCGTCGTACTTCAAGGCTTTGGAGAGTACAGTCGCTCTATCTTTCATACTTGGACTATTTGTGTTGTCTCGAGTTATGTTGACTGGAGTTGATTATTTCATCTCAAGATG GGTCATTTGGGAGGAAAATGTGGCCTTAACTCGACAGGATATGATCGCTCATCTAAacgaaacaactttaagtcaaaaTATAACATTAATCGAAGAGGATTTAATTAAATCCACGGACGAGGATAGTCGTAGAACAAATATTGTGATATTTTATTCTGTGCTCTTGGCAACAACAGTTTTGGTCTTTCTTGTTAGAACTTTTGGTTTCTTTAAAATGTGCCTtagaatttcattgaaattacaCGATCGGCTATTTCGTGGTATAACTCGAGCGAGTATGTATTTCTTCAATAAGAACTCATCGGGAAGGATTTTGAATCGTTTTTCAAAGGATATCCGAACCGTCGATGGAGATTTACCTCATACGCTTATTGATTGTTTATAT TTTGCCATGGATGTATCTGGAGTTCTCATCATTGTGGCTATAGCAAATTACTGGCTTCTAGTTCCTGCCTTCGCCGTTGTGACTTTATTGTATCTAGTTCGATATTTATACGTGAATACCAGCCGAAGTGTTAAGCGAATTGAATCAATTT CTCGAAGTCCTATTTATTCACTAACAAACCAAACATTCCAAGGTCTTACTACCATTCGAGCTTTGGAAGCCCAAAAAGAACTCGAAAGTGAATTTCATGCTTATCAAAATGCAAACACTTCGTCTTGGTTCCTCTTTCTAGCCTGTACTCGTGCCTTTGCCTTATGGTCTGATTGCATCTGTTTTGTATACATCACTGCCGTAACTTATAGCTTCTTGGTGCTGAGTCAAGATTTCGATAGTGGAGATGTGGGATTGGCTATAATGCAATCGATTAGTATGGTTGGAATGTGTCAATGGGGAATGCGTCAGACTGCCGAGCTGGAAAATCAAATGACCAGTGTTGAGAGAATAATCGAGTACACTGAAACTGCTCCAGAACCTCCATTGGAAACCCCAGAGAAATTCAAACCACCTGTAGACTGGCCTAGTAAGGGAAAGATTGAGTTTAATGACTTTAAGTTGCGTTATTCAGAAGGAGAGCCGGTAGTTTTGAAGGACCTTAATTTCATTATTGAACCGAGGGAGAAAATTGGTATTGTGGGTCGAACTGGTGCTGGAAAATCATCAATCATTCAATCGGTGTTTCGATTGGCGTGTAATGAAGGTTCCATCTCAATCGATGGAATTAACATTGAAACTCTGGGGCTTCACGATTTGCGAAGTCGAATTTCGATCATTCCACAAGATCCTGTTCTGTTCTCAGGAACGCTGCGGTATAATTTAGATCCTTTCGAATCAAAGGGTGATGCTGAGATGTGGAAGGCATTGGAAGATGTAGAACTGCGCTCATATGTTTCGACATTAATTGGTGGTCTTAACTGTCGTCTCTACGATGGTGGCTCCAACTTTAGCATGGGTCAGAGACAGCTTGTCTGTCTGGCTAGGGCTATCctgagaaataataaaattcttatcCTTGATGAGGCCACAGCTAATGTTGATCCTGa GACGGATAAGTTAATTCAAAGAACAATTCGAACGAAATTCGCCGATTGCACTGTTCTAACCATTGCCCATCGATTGCACACGGTCATGGATAGTGATCGAGTTATTGTTATGGATGCCGGTCAAGTTGTGGAACTAGCTCATCCACATGATCTTCTTCAGATATCAGGAGGTTATCTGCGACAGCTAGTCGATCAAACAGGCTACACAACTGCCTCTATACTTAAAGAAACTGCTCACAAAAACTATAAAGACAAATATAGTAAAGCGTTAGAAAGTAAAAGTGAATAA